The genomic region GCGGAGTTGTGATCAAAGTCTCTAGACTAATGTATCACTTGTTTTTAATAATTACAGATGCCTCTCACTAGAAAAAATGGACCTGGGAAAAGGAAAACTTCTGAGAACTGGCCTTAATGCTTTGTATCAGGCAATCCACCCTGTGCATGGTATTGCCTGGACGGATGGGAAGCAAGTGATACTGACTGCTTTACACCTTCACAATGGAGAACCAAAGTTTGGTGACTCAAGTGTTATTGGTCAGTTTGAACATGTTCATGGACTTTACTGGGGCCCATATGCTACAGACACCACGACTCTGCTTGCTGTTCAGCATAAAAAGCACATCACTATTTGGCAGCTGAACTATAACATCTCACAAAAGAATAAACTCTTAGTTTCTCAGGTTTGTGAAACTGGTGAGCCATTTCCAGTGCTTCCCCAGGGATGTGTGTGGCATccaaagaaagagatcttggctgtGCTTACTACACGGGATGCCTCAGTCTTACACTCGGTTCGTCGCAACAACTCCAGAATTAAAGCTGATATAAAAGGTAGTGGTCTCATCCACTGCGCTTGTTGGACTAAGGAAGGCAATCGCTTAGTAGTTGCTATAGGCAGTGCCCTTCATTCCTATATATGGGATGATGCTCAGAAAACTTTAAATGCTTGTGTGTTTTGCCCCGTATTTGATGTGGGAGGCTACATCTGTGCTGTAGAAGCTACTTTGGATTCCCAAGTTGCTGTTGCTACTGAGCTTCCATTAGATAAGATCTGTAGCTTAAATTCAGGTATTGCATTTGAAGTCCCAGCTGGTGGTGAAACAAATTCTTTTCCTTCACCGTCTACCATAATATGTGGTGATGAAGAGTTCTCCATAGATGTGGGGGGGAAATCACTAGACTCAGAAAAATCTGTGCCCATTGTTTCAGTACCATCTCCTTCATCAGCTCCTGTGGATCTAACCCATATCCTTTCTAGCAAACAAAGACTTAGTTCCAGTCCTCTTATCCATCTCAGGCACAAGGACTACCTAACAGGAAGCGGCCAGGACTCTTCACACCTGATCTTGGTGACTTTTGAAAGAAAGGTTACCACTACCAGAAAAGTCAGCATCCCAGGCATTCTGGTCCCCGACATAATGGCTTTTGATCATAAAACTCATACTGTGTCAGTAGCCTCCAATACTTGTAACATTATTTTGGTCTATTCTTTGACTTCATCCCATTTACCCAATATTCAACAAATTCAGCTTGAGAAAAGTGAAAGACCAAAGGGCTTATGCTTCCTGACCGATAAATTGTTATTGATTTTAGTTGGAAAGCAGAAATTCACTGACCCTGCATTTCTGCCATCTTCAAGGTCAGACAAGTATGTCATCCGTTTGATGATCAAAGAAATAATATTTGAAGAGGGTTCTTCAGCATCTGCAGGAACTAGTGGTAACTCCAGTTTGAATGCCTTTTTGAACATACCTGTGAAAAAAGAGCCACCAGAAATTCTCTATACAGAAGTTCATCCTCTAAGCAGCGGACTCCTGATACCAGGTCATGGTATTATTCAATCTCCTAGTAGCAGAAGAAAACTTATTGAAGAAATTAGAAGCCCTACTTATGAGCAACACCTGTTGTCAAGTGTGAGAGACGTCGAAGAAAGAAAGATTTCCATGGATTTTCCTCCAGCTCTGGAAACTTTGGACGTTGAACCAATTAATCGATCATTGGCCCTGCATGGGCTTAGAACACCTACTGCATTTCCTAACAGACCAGCATCTCCAAAAGGGCAGGCGGATGTAGTTCCAGAAATTTCAAATTCTCCTAAAAATAACATTCTGCTAGATGAAAAAGAAGCAAGTTATTTATCTAAGAACATAGAAAAATTATGTGGCAATTTTACAGAAGTACAGCATCACCTTTCTGAGCTAACAGAACTTCTAAAATCCAGGAAAAAATGTCTTCCAGCATACCCATCTTCTCAGGAGCCCTCTTTTATTAACATCACTTATCAGGTAAGTTTAATGCTGAAAGCTCAGTGTAAAATCTGTTTGTGGCCATATATTTTAAGATTATAGGTATCTTTAAAATGTATAGCTCTGCAAGAGTCTTGTTCCAGATTATGCCcagtaaggccccaatcctgcaaacagttattCATGTGCTGAACTTTACACGTGAGAAATCCCATTACGTTCAGTTGGGTTTAATTAGTGTCTTAATTTCTATGTGGTATAATAAGGATTGGGGCTTTAATTCCTATGCAGAAGAGATGTTTTATCAGCTTGTATACCAGTCCCTATCTATGGTCATGGTGCTAACAGAATTGTCTATTGTCAGATTTTGCTgatatgaaatttaaaaaaattaaaatatttgatatcatgagattttaaactaaaaatattGCCATTTCACAAGTATATTGCTTCATTGTTTTTCATCCATACTTTATTTTCATCACTGGTGCACGTAGTGAACATAgggccatattttaaaaaagaagtgaAGATAATGTTATAGTTTTGCTATTAATAGGGTTCAATTTATGCCAACAATGGTTCCATTATTCTGCAGATTTTAAACAGTGTAAATTGTATGATTTCCCTATTAATGAGTGTCTGCTACTCACTACCCCCATCATCTTACTTATGCTCATATCCTACAGCCAGATCCAGGCCCCTGCACCTTTGTggattcccatttacttcagtgcatGGGTCCACATATACCTATTcagttacaggatcagggccttctgATGAAGTTCTATTAAGTTCTAGTGCTCTTtccatatttaaaaagaaatgcttTTCATATCTAAAAATTCTAGGCAATTAAACCTACTCCCATGGATGGCAACTTTTAGTCGCTACCCTTATTAAATTTTTAAGAGTTTAAACAATTGTTGGGATCCAAAACCAAAGATTTACTTTATCTATCTGAAATTGAAATCTAACCAGTTGAGTTGTACCTATGCAAAGGGTTGCACAACTTTAACTAAGTATACAATGTGTCCTGTAGATCCTTCTTCACATATAATTTTGTGAGAAGGAAAGAACTTAGTTTGCCCTTCAGATCACAGGTTTAGTGTGAAACCTAACAGTTAGAAAATATAACTTTTTACCAGTACAATGAGAATATTTACTATGGAAATCATTGACACAATAAACATGGATCACCACACTATCATGTTTACAGTCAATTGCTACTCAGATTCATCCTAACCTAAGCTATCTGAGCACTGCCAGATTGCAGATTTAAGGAACGCCAACAATgaaggaatgattttttttttcttctttcctgttCCCCGACCCCAAGCAATGAAGTGGCTTTGTGGGGCAGTGGTAGCTAGATAAACAACTCCTGTGCACCTCCAGGCTCCCCCATGAAATGTAACTGAACTGTTTTTTCAGTATGAGTCCTTCGACAGCACAGAAGAGAGGATAGGATTCACCTTGTAATGTTTGCCCTGACAGAGACATTAAGGGTTCTCAAGGAATTCTTATAAGTGCTCTGGCTATTTTATGTAGGATAAAATTACATTCACTCACAGTACATAGCCTTGATAATGACTTATCTTCTGGGTAGATTTAAAAACCCATTCACCTGACACGTTCTGAAGACTGTATTTGGGCAGTGGTACTTATAGGTAGACTAGACTACATTCAGTCTTAGAGAGTGCAGGGCGAGGGGGGTTTACAAACAGAAATAAATTCATGAGCTTTTAAAAAAGTCAGTGAAAACAATTGTTTGGGTTTAAACATTTTTCCGCTATGGTATGTGCTACACAAACCTTGCTGCATTTGAAGAAGAAAGGGAAACTAACTGTAAATAAAGTCAGTTTAGTTACAAAAAGGCATAAATTGAAAGTTGCCAATAAacaaatattaacaaaaacagcaacaaaaaatggGGCTAAGTGAGGATGAACTCTTACCACTGGTTCCATGTCAGCCATGTGGCATGATCTCTCATCCTCCAGCCACACGCACACTAACCTTATATTGTAGTTACTTTGCTACCATTGCTCACTGATGTTTTCATCATAAGTAAAGGGATTTCAGACCGTAACCCTGGCAAACTAGTTGGTACAGACAAATGTAGTAGTTGATTTTTGCAAGTGGTATTATTGTTGAAAACAAATCTGTGCGATGGTGTTTTGATGAAACTGTCATATTTTAATAGCTCTGTAACTAAAACACACTCAGCTATATCTAATAGTTTCTTCCTTGTATCTACAGAAGCAGCTTTCTGGAAGTGGGGTAGATGAAAGGCGAGCTGTTATTCTGTGTGATGGTAAACTCCGTCTAAGTATAGTTCAGCAgattttcagtctctctcttgtTGAAATGCAACATGGTAAGTTCTGTTCATCCAATACAATGAAGTTCAGATATGTGACATTCTCAATTTGCATTAGCAACAAATATAGTCTNNNNNNNNNNNNNNNNNNNNNNNCAATgaaggaatgatttttttttcttctttcctgttCCCCGACCTCAAGCAATGAAGTGGCTTTGTGGGGCAGTGGTAGCTAGATAAACAACTCCTGTGCACCTCCAGGCTCCCCCATGAAATGTAACTGAACTGTTTTTTCAGTATGAGTCCTTCGACAGCACAGAAGAGAGGATAGGATTCACCTTGTAATGTTTGCCCTGACAGAGACATTAAGGGTTCTCAAGGAATTCTTATAAGTGCTCTGGCTATTTTATGTAGGATAAAATTACATTCACTCACAGTACATAGCCTTGATAATGACTTATCTTCTGGGTAGATTTAAAAACCCATTCACCTGACACGTTCTGAAGACTGTATTTGGGCAGTGGTACTTATAGGTAGACTAGACTACATTCAGTCTTAGAGAGTGCAGGGCGAGGGGGGTTTACAAACAGAAATAAATTCATGAGCTTTTAAAAAAGTCAGTGAAAACAATTGTTTGGGTTTAAACATTTTTCCGCTATGGTATGTGCTACACAAACCTTGCTGCATTTGAAGAAGAAAGGGAAACTAACTGTAAATAAAGTCAGTTTAGTTACAAAAAGGCATAAATTGAAAGTTGCCAATAAacaaatattaacaaaaacagcaacaaaaaatggGGCTAAGTGAGGGATGAACTCTTTACACTGGTTCCATGTCAGCCAGGTGGCTTGATCTCTCATCCTCCAGCACCACGAACACTAACACCTTATATTGTAGTTACTTTGCTACCATTGCTCACTGATGTTTTCATCATAAGTAAAGGGGATTTCAGACCGTTAACCCTGGCTAACTAGTTAGTACTGGACAAATGTTAGTAGTTGATTTTTGCAAGGTGGTATTATTGTTGGAAAACAAATCTGTGCGATGGTGTTTTGATGAAAACTGTCATATTTGTATTTAGCTCTGTAACTAAAACTCAACTCAGCTATATATAATAGTTTCCTTCCTTGTATCTACAGATGCAGCTTTCTGGATGTGGGGTTAGATGAAAGGCGAGCTGTTATTCTGTGTGATTGTAAACTCCGTTCTAAGTTTAGTTCTCTAGCCAGattttcagtctctctctggttGAAAAGCAACATGGGTAAGTTCTGTTCATCCAATACAATGAAGTTCAGATATGTGACATTCTCCAATTGCTTATATTAGCAACAAAAATATCAGTCCTTATTTAGAAAAAAAGACAACGGTGTAAAACAATGgaaaaagatattaaaaaaaacacaacatactcAATTTATGTTCTTGTATTAAAATATTAGTTCCTTTTTTACCTAAAATTCGAGATTTTCCCTGTCCAACAAGCTTTTGTTGTGATTCATTTGCTCTTAGTTTAGCTAACAGGTGGAGGTGCAGGTACATTCATATTTATCCCATTTTTTATAATTCAGACTTTGTAGCTTTTACAAAGGAGAATTCAGACTGACAGGTCTGGTTGTCCGAATTAATCATTTCTTAGAATCCCTGTTTTATGTCTTATCAAAAATTTTAACCTGTCAAGTTCATTATCTACTCTTGTATAACCAAATTTTGTACTTCTTTTTTAACACAGCAAAGGCAGATTGGGGATTTTGTTAtgcttatttttctgtttgtCAATGGCTGGAGAAATCAATCTTACAttattgtttttttccttctctgctgTTATCCACTCACCCTGCACATACCCCACATCCAACCTGATGTTTTGTTTGTGGCAAAGATATAAAACATACATCTTTGAAATATGAAATGTTTCTCTGCTGGAAATGTTCTGTACAGTATTTTCCAACAACTAGAGTTTAACCACCTGCAAGAAAAGTCCATTGGCATGTTAAAGACGGAGGCTACTGCTTCAtacttttcagaagtactgatTTTTCAGTACATGGTGGTTAGAGTTCAGATGTGTTTTATATTCCTATGTCTAGATAAAATCATTATGCATCATTCACCAGTGCCTACATTCTAGGAAAGATTATTAATACAATTTTGTTATTATATTGCACCTTTAATactgagagatttaaaaaaagaaaacttttatacTGTAATAAAAAGTTATTTCTTCAGCCacgactgaaatgcagccacctctctgGTGAAACATGGTGATTATTGAACATCACACAGGCGTTTATGCCAAGTCCATTAGGGAAAAGCAGACTAATTTTTGAAATGCAGCATCTAATTACCTGTACTGAAATTTGTCCAGGACAGTGAGATTAACATAACTTCTTTTACAAGAAGGCCCATGGAATCTTTTATGACCACCAGTGACTAGGGCCTCTATTTTATGTCTTATCAAAAAGGCATGATTAGTTATATTgtctaaagttcttttttttcagtagaaaaaaatcatggtttttgtaattttttaaatgaacatcaaTAATATTACTGGCTATATTACTCATACGAGTAGTAATATCTGCAAATGCCAGAATTGTAAAGTGACGTTCAAATGAGGTATTAAGCATAAGATTAAAGTTCATGTGATTTTAAACTATAATCTTCTTGTTCCATTTCTTGCAATGTGTTACATAATAGAAGtaaatggagcagctgggaaaTGTGCTTACtgaactaacttttttttttcttcaaaccaGTTTTATTTTGTGATTGCAAAAGTGATGAGATAAAATATGAGAAGACATTGCTTATTGGATGTGAAAATTAGCAAAAGTATTACACCTCTGATCCAATAACATTTTTACAGTTTGAAAGCATGTAGGTAGTGTAACACTAATAAGAATACTACATGAAATAGCAACAGGCCCAGAGATTTGGGACTTGAAGAATTTTTCCCTTATGAAATTATTTAAATTCATTATTGAAACCATATGGCTAGAAGCAgcacgtgtgtgtgtttgtgagtgcATAAACAAGCTATCTATTGGTTTTTTATTACATTAATTGGAAATTTTCTTTAATACCTAAGAACTGAAATGAAACTGGCTGATTTTTTCAGCGTAGTACATTATGTGCACACTCTTTGTTATGGGTGTCTATGTAACACCTTATAAAATAAATCTATATGGAAATGTCTAAGCATATCACAGTATCTAATAAAAACACTTTTGTGGAACCTTTTAGCTACTGGTCGTATTTGTCACTGCCAGTGTATGTAGGGAAATCTTTAGTCATAATCGTTTAAATACTAACATTGCTTTCCAAATCACTAGCTACATACAGTAAAATGATTGTTTCACTAGTATTGCCATATCCAATTTGAATTGGATGGGGCGGGTGATGAAATTGCTCTGTAAAGATTTATTAATTCTGTTTGTTGACCTGATTGTTAGgctgtttaagaacataagaatggccatattgggtcagaccaatgttcgTATAGCTcttatcctgtctttcaacagtggacagcgccagatgcttcagaggcaatgaacagaacagggcaattatcgagtgaacCCCTGTAGtctagtcccagcatctggcagtcagagcattaggaacacccagagcatggggttgcatccatgaCAGTCttcgctaatagccattgatggatctatccttcaTAGACTTAGCTCATtgtttttttgaacccagttatacttttggctttcacaacatcccctgggaaTGAGTTACTccctggggaattctgcaccactgcgcaatttgcacagaattaatgttctgCGCAGAATTTCCATTTTTTCCTCATAGAAATGTGCTGGGCTGCCACTAGGGGGTCCGCTGGACAGAGCAGAGCCTGGCTCGcaaatagaagacactgctggagggagggggagggggagctggagagttcccggcagctgcagttcctggcacGCCCTGGAGGAAGGAGGCGGCGGCGTGCAGGAAATGCAGTACAAGTCCAGGACCCAGCATcagtctgtttctctctctggatTTCTGGGTGGTAGGGGGTGCTAGTATCAGGGCTGGGGCGGTGCCCTGCAGTTGGGCTccggggagtttggggtgtgggtgtctggctggggatgccctgcagctgggcactgtgtgggaggggttgagagtgtctgggctgggaggtgccctgcagctgggctcgggcGGGGACAGGAGGGGGGGTCTGGGCAGGGGAGCGTCCCACTGGTGGGCTCTTGGGGAAGGGAgtgtgggtgtctggccccccggctgggctctggggaggaggggacagagaaacaggaactgggttgtcataggggtttctttaactctctactccaggggagatttttgttgttgtctatattgttacagacatagttgctgacaggtattttgaaataaattaccaaaataattgaaactggtatgattatatagtgttgttttagacaaataaaatatgcagaattttgcagattttttaatttttggtggagaatttttaattttttggcacagaattcgcTCAGAAataaatgagttccacaggttgactatgtgttgtgtgaagaagtacttccttatgtttgttttaaacctgcctagTAATTTCGTTGGctgacccctgattcttgtgttacgtgatgggataaataacacttcctcaatgcactttctccacaccatttatgatattcatagacctctgtcatatcccccctttgttgtCTCCTTTCTAAGCTCaacagccccagtctttttaacctctgttcaaatggaagctgttccatacccttaatcagtttttgttgctcttctctgcacagacacccccaagGGAGGAATTATAGGTGCCAAACCCAGTCAGACCTGCCTGGTAACCACAGTTGATACCGAGAGTACTATAGCTCATGTCCTGGTGTAAAAGTGGGAGAATTGTAGAATTCCACCCAGGGACAGATAAATGCAAAAGGCCTGACAACAGAGGGGCTGCACTCAGAGGGACCAGAAGGCGAGCCCTTTATCCAGGATGGGGCTTAGATGCCAAATTGGGGGTTGAGTTGGGTTTTACTTAAACTATTAACTCAAATGTCAAGACTATAGTATGCAGTTCATCTTATTTAGCTCTGTTGGCACTAAATATTGGCTTGACCTGTGAATATTCATTTGAACAGGAGACCAGAAAAGAAACAAGGCACGTCTGGATATCATTGGTCAGAATTTCATTACCATTCCTAATCTGAAGTTGTGTCAAGATATATGTGTTGTAGCTGTGGCTTCTGGTGGGAAAGTTGGTCTGAGAGAACTGGCTTTTCCACAGCTGTTGTCTGATTTTTCAGTCAGTAGCATATTACACAACAATAAATTGGATTTTCTCTGAAAGAAAAACCATGTATCTCACCTCTAGACTTAGCTAGAGAAAACACTAAACACTCATTTCTTGTTAAATTCAATTTTCAGATTTTGTGTTGCATCAAAGGGTCAGTTTTGGTAATATTATTTATGCCTAAAATATACTGAGTTGCAAAAAAAAGTATTGTTAA from Mauremys mutica isolate MM-2020 ecotype Southern chromosome 3, ASM2049712v1, whole genome shotgun sequence harbors:
- the LOC123367232 gene encoding WD repeat and coiled-coil-containing protein, translated to MDLGKGKLLRTGLNALYQAIHPVHGIAWTDGKQVILTALHLHNGEPKFGDSSVIGQFEHVHGLYWGPYATDTTTLLAVQHKKHITIWQLNYNISQKNKLLVSQVCETGEPFPVLPQGCVWHPKKEILAVLTTRDASVLHSVRRNNSRIKADIKGSGLIHCACWTKEGNRLVVAIGSALHSYIWDDAQKTLNACVFCPVFDVGGYICAVEATLDSQVAVATELPLDKICSLNSGIAFEVPAGGETNSFPSPSTIICGDEEFSIDVGGKSLDSEKSVPIVSVPSPSSAPVDLTHILSSKQRLSSSPLIHLRHKDYLTGSGQDSSHLILVTFERKVTTTRKVSIPGILVPDIMAFDHKTHTVSVASNTCNIILVYSLTSSHLPNIQQIQLEKSERPKGLCFLTDKLLLILVGKQKFTDPAFLPSSRSDKYVIRLMIKEIIFEEGSSASAGTSGNSSLNAFLNIPVKKEPPEILYTEVHPLSSGLLIPGHGIIQSPSSRRKLIEEIRSPTYEQHLLSSVRDVEERKISMDFPPALETLDVEPINRSLALHGLRTPTAFPNRPASPKGQADVVPEISNSPKNNILLDEKEASYLSKNIEKLCGNFTEVQHHLSELTELLKSRKKCLPAYPSSQEPSFINITYQKQLSGSGVDERRAVILCDGKLRLSIVQQIFSLSLVEMQHGSTWIVLTTDSEGFVPLTFGSMQEITIRDASSKGYSTHSSKTLDIISSTEGYRPISSESLDITSSLEVLREHSSKSLETSSSSEQSTSKT